From Dendropsophus ebraccatus isolate aDenEbr1 chromosome 10, aDenEbr1.pat, whole genome shotgun sequence:
ACACTTTAGAGCAGAAATATAAAACACACTTTGAAGTAACTTCAACTTTTGACaactataataaaagtatgaatagTTGTACAGCTTACATAGCTAATGGagccatgtaagcagtttgggACATCTTTTCTAGCATCTCAGTTTCCCTCTAAATCTATTTCCATGGTTCTTGACTGGACGTCACAGCAGAAGCCTTGTTTGGACTGATTTCCCAGACTGTGGTATGGCTGACCAGCCCAGAGTTCAGCGGATGGTTAAGGCAAACGCCACACGCTTACTCCCGATGCCACCATATGGAGTGATGACCGCCAACAGGGGGAGCAAATGTCACAAATGGTTCGTGACGGTACCTGTCCGGTAACTACACTAAACTCTCTCTTAAACAATACCGGTTTAGTTTTGCCTGAAGTTTCACTTTCCTTCAATACTCAGCCTTTGTAACTGGATTTCAAAGCAGCACTTGTGCGCACCAGCTCGAGACGTGCGAGGAAGTCGCCCATTAACCAGTCCCAATCCTGAGATAATGAGAGTCTTATCGCCACCAAACATCGCTAACTTCCTGCTTTAAAGACATCAGAATTGAAATCTTAATCAAATATTTCACACATGAGCAGCTCCATGAGCAGGAAAACAGATTGAGGAGCTATAAATTCTTAAATTGCTGTAACCAGCTTTTCATTTTACATCTCACTCGGGAAAAGTTCCCCTTGCAAGCTGCACAATGCATCTGCTTTAGTTTACCACAACTTTACCAGTGATATCCGGTCTCCGTAAAGTGGCGATATAATCCAAATGTTGTCTGATAAGCAATACTGTAATGACAAACCCCACAAACAACAGAATTACACACAGCCATGGTTTTCTTACAAGTTTGAAAGCAATTTGGACTGAGAAAGTGAGTAGGAAGGTGCGAATGACACCCAAAACAGTGCCGAAAATACCCAAGAGCTGCATAATGAGGAAAGTCGTAACATAACATAAAAAGAGAATATGTAATTCCCACTCCCACTTTGTGTGTTGATGTACATAATCCCCCCCTTCCCTCGGGAAATTGGAGGTGTGCGGCCTGCTCTATATTAAAGCTGTCCGCACATGTACAATGCACACATTATTTTTGGGCTATAATTTTCCAGTGTTCTCTGGACTAGTAGAGGGTTCGCAGTTtgtccccccacaatcattgAGCTATGTTATAGGCtctgtagatctgctagatcgtctcTCATTTACACCACATCtctggccttaaagggattatccagccctacacaaacatggtcactttcttccagagacagcaccactcttgggtggggttttgctgctcagctccattgaagtgaatggagcttaattgcaaaccgcacctgaactgaagacaagagtcatgctgtctctgaaagaaagtggtcatgtttttgtagcactggataacccctttaacctccattcactttaatggaactaaatagcaaaacctgcacccaaactggagactggtgctgtctctggaagaaagtggctatattCACATGTGGCAGATTTGTTTGTCCCAGTCGCCTCAATGGGGCTTGCAATGTTCTAAGCACATGctatagtgactagagatgagtgcagctcaagcatgcttgggtccGTCCAAACCAGAGCGTGCggcatttaattaccagtggctaaagaagttagatgcagccctgatgattgcctggaaaacatggatacagccacaggctatgttcagactacataagagaccggccgttccgtgaccgtccGGTCTCTGaagagatcatcctggccggtactgcagtaccagctatatgatctttagcgccgcaggcACCAGTCCTGAAAGTGCTAAGCAATGTTCCGAAGCCTCATAGAGAATGGATAGAGAGCTGTCCGCACATACACAATGCACACATTCAATTCAGGACATAATTTTCCTGTGTTCTCTGGACTAGTAGAGGTTTCACAGTTGGACCCCCACAATCTTTGACTTTTCAGTAGATAGAATTGAGAATACCCCTATTCTGTTTTTGCTACAGGAAAGATCCACTAATTATTTCCTTTCTATATGCATAGTAACACTACCCTAAGATTTGGTGCTTAAAGGCTATATTATATTTTAAACAGCCCAAGATCGGCAATCGTTTAACAAGCCTATTCCCTGGCTTGGTTTATAGGCAGgcagggctgcatgaatgatccttgGATCAATTGTGTGGCCCTTCTATTACTGATCAGCTGCTCCTCACCtaatacacagggagatgtgcgtcAGGCAAACAAGGACTTTTTGACCGGGCAAAACTAAGTGATTAttgatctgtgtaatagggctcaaAGAAATGGTCCCTGGCTCTAACACTAACGTCAGAAATATCTAGTTACTAGGTCCTGTTGAGTTTGATAGAAGTCCATTATTTCAGCCTTACCCTATTTGATTCTTAAAGGAGtgctccggtgaaaatctttttcttacaaatcaactggtctcagaaagttatatagatttatatttacttttttttttaaatctcatctccccatacttatcagctgcagtatgtcttgctggaagtggtgttttctttccagtatgacacagtgctctctgctgccacctctgtctgagacaggaactatccagagcagcagcaaatccccatagaaaacctctactgctctggacagttcctgtcagtgaCATAGGCGGCAGTAGAGAGCacagtgtgagactggaaagaatactctacttcctgcaggatatacagcagctgataagtactaaaatactttatatttttaataaaattactaatctatctatgtgaaaccagttgattttaaagaaaaagatttctaactgagtacccctttaatgcacatgGTATCCTATCCTATCAACGTAACTCATGCACTGTGACCCAAAACCTGCAAACATTCTGATACATATCGTTCTTCAAGAAAATGATTAAACTTAAAGTTACGCGTCTTCTACCCTGACAAAGTGCCGACTACCATAACCCTCGTGCAAAAATCAGCCATTCAAAGTCAcattgtatatactatgtgtgagAATCACAAAGCATGTTTGGCATGAAATccttataaatatgtatatactggtagttaaCTATATACCTGCAGACCCAACCTTAGTTAAAAGCAATTAGGCATCCTTGACGCAAATCTCACGTAATAGGACTCAGGCTATCCGGGCGCCGTCTCGTTGTAACTTTTGACACATGGATGTCAGAGGCTTATTGGAAATCTTCCCCGAGACTTAAGGCGTCAGCCATGTTGCTATAAGAAGGCGAATCTTGGCAAGTGAATCTCCAGTCTGCTTACACTGCAATGTCGCAGCTGTCACAAAAGATAATGGTGTCAAATTGCAGTGAAACTGCTTTAAAAGTTACTGTTCTGCCTTGTGATGCCAAACATATGCCACATCAATTCTTTACAGCCCCTAAAGGGAACGAGGGCCTATTGATTTTATTATAAATGACTGGCGTTACGGATGTAAACATTGTGAGTGATTTGCCTTCTCATGATATTACTTAGTGAGGGCCGTGTACTTATACAAAGGTGCTGACATTAGCTTTTATtaagtatagatatatatatatataggtttagCAATGGAGAGAAAGTGCAAGATCTGCAGATCCTTAATACACTGCTATTATTATTCTCTCATTATTGCTGCTGTTACATATAGAATACAGAGCAGGTCAGCTGCCGGGGATTAGAATTCCCTCCGCTTCCCCTGACAGCGTGCCCATAGACATTTGCTGCGCCATGATACAGGTCCAAAGGCAAATGTAATCCATCATAGGAGCAGAAGTCACATCATATCTATCCTCCAGGCACTAAGTGTGACAGGGAAAATGGCGGTGGTGCGCGATCCATCAAATGACACGTACATCGATGCCCAAGAGACCCCATCGACTATTAAGTATATAGATAAACTGAGAAACTTAGATTTGTAAAGTACACATCTATAATTCAGGGTCTGTATACTTACTGCAGGTAGTATTGGACTTATCCCGGTCTATGGAACAATGCACAAGACAATGTATTCCACAGTCAGTGCATTTACTCCATAGACTTTGGGCAATTACAGCCGTCCATGCAGTTTATGGACTGTGGTTTTCTATATGGATATGTGCAGGAGGCCTTAAAACTTGAATCTAaaccaaggcttaaaggggtatttaaaaaaaaatcaacttttcccctatccacaggatagggggaaagtaGGCGATTGCGTTGGGTCCGACCCCTTATCCCCTcagcgatctccgtatcggacccGTGGCCTATAGAGTGACGTAAAGAGCTGAGCCCGTCATATACAAATATGAAGATCCTCGGGAGTTTCAGGGGTCAGAACCCCTGCGATTtcctacttttcccttatcctgtgaataggggaaaaagttaatttttcccggaataccccttaatGGAAAATCTGTAACATGGTACCTTAGCATTACATGGGTTGATGGGCGGTCAGCAGCAAATGTTTtttattcattggctgatcgctggccctattaAACGCGTCATTGACAGCTCATTGGCCTTTGTAATAGGGTCACACATCCTGTCTGAgctggctttaaccccttcatgacccagcccaaaatggcctaaatgacccTGCCACTTATGatattttcctcctcgccttctaagagctatagcgcttttatttctccatctaaagggccatgtaaggacttgctttttttcaggaataagtgtactttgtaatggctcctttcaatctaccatagtGTATGACGggccccaaaaatattatttatggggggaaattggggggggggggaagcaattTTGTTTGAGGGTCCCCATGTCTATGTAATACACTTTACTGTAAAAGTGTCACAATTTTATCATATATGtcgaacacagcgatatgcaggtttgcACAGCttctctaatgtttttttttttttccatatgcaGACTCAATATAAAGCTATTGTAATAAAGTCCAAGATATCCATTGTCTAATCATGTCAAAAGTCAATGACCTGAACTGTCCTTTAGGGTAACATACCCCACATAACTTTGGGACAGAGCCATACAGTTACCTATAGTACCACACTATAAACAGCCTCCAGGACGGGAGGCTGGGgaatggaggaagaagaggagctgAGGTGAAGCTCTCCTGCCCACTGAGCACGCTGGTGTAATGGATGCCGAAGCTGTCCACTGAGTCCCCGCAACGATTATTGGTCTGCCCCGCTGTAAAATAGATGGTGTGCGGGAGGATCTGAGGAGGGACGAGGTCAATTACGCTGATGCTGAGGGGGGATCTCGGGTGAGAGACGAGACCCATTACCGTAAGCCGGGAGGAGAAGGAGCTGATCCGGAAGCAGACCCCGCTAGTGACGTCAGAGCCGGGTGGAGCCGATCGCAGGAGCCGAAGCGGATGCTCGGAAGTGCTCGGGTGAGAGTTGGGCCTCCCGGCCAGAAGCGGACGTCGAGATCCTTGGCACCAGGTACCACGCTCGGGAGTCCGGGTGAGGGACGGAACCCGGGTGAGGAGACGACGAGACAGCGGGTGGCCGTGCCGGCCTGCCATATCCTCACTGAACCTGCACAGGGTAAGGCTGGCAACCCCGAAGGCCGGTGAGAGAGGTCGGAGGAAGGGGGACGCCAAACCACGTGGAGGACAGAGAGGTCTGAACTATAGGCTACGgaagacatcggatggtgagatCAGCCCTTTTTCTTTCTGTTTGGCCTATACTGTGAGTAATACAGTGGGGGTGCAGTTAGAGGGCCTCACCTTGACTGAACAGCGGAGCAGAAATGACATTTAAGTCACGGGGTGACTAAAAATATATTGGAGTACTGAGAAAATTGAGTAAACTAAACACGGATATGTACTGATTCAAGTTATATAACATAAGGAGTATTATAACAGTGTGCGCATTTGGTAGAGAGTAATTGGAGTGTTGAGAACTATAAAGCCTGGGGACGTGACAATCAAAGGACACTGCCTATGCGCACAAATTTTGGCCCATATAAATTTGTGTGCCTCTTATTAAGTGTATGAGGGAGGGTCGGCTGCCAGATTTGAAGATAAAGGGATTTTGTTCGTTTTGCTCTGTTTAAACTGCTGTGTACCCTGTGATCATAACATTCAGAATATTTGTAACCCTAGACACTCTGTAACCCTTCCACCCTGTATGTGACCTGGGTTTTGCCCTtacgtgggggagggggggacatttTGGGTATTACCTGTGTGTGAGTGGTTAAATACTAAGAGGTTTGAAACAGCCTCCAGGGCGCCACCACCTCAACAAGCATTTTGTTGCCTTCATCCAGGGGTCACCCCCAGACAAAAGTGCAAAACATAAATGAGCCCAGTCctgaagaggttaaagtgtcactgttgttttaacatgtcaaaagttttgatcggtccggttctgagtgttcagacctataCCGAACAGGAGACCGAACCGGAGAAGACAGGCCGCAGCATGGTCCACTCCtgctctatggagcccaactctttttttcttacacagagtccTACAGCAGCTCTGtaactgtcagtgactgcacTACATGCAACGTCCGTGGTTGTGATGATAAGACTGGCTCAACTAACCATGGACACTCTGCTGAACATTGTGCTGTTAGCGCTGGCCATACATGAGGGGGGGACGCATGAAGGATGGATGGATAgacagatatgagatagatagatggctCTAGTCTTtagtgggcccttgggtgacagatcCTTAGGGCCCACTACagtggacgattatcgtgcgaaaaattgttatatcattcgaatttaaacggtaATGGTCCTGTGTAATTacaggcaatgattgaaaaattgtttgtatgttgttgatttagatctgacctaaaattatcgctaatcgtttgctgtaatttcacatttgttCGCTAAAGTTGTGCAGACAACTTATGTAATTGCTGACAACCTACTGCTTTCAACTTTTGTATTTAAGTACTTACCTACCCTGATCATTCACGACTCCCGTTCCAGTTCTTCTCTGGTCATTACTCAGTCTGACTTCAGAGACAAGCCAGCAGGTGTTGCTGATATCAGTTGTCTGGGAGCGGTGACCAACAGTGACTGGGAGGAGCTAAACTGTAACCTGGTGTGGACCGGGGTAGATCAGTATGACTAATTTTTTTTACCTGcctaattttttattgtttttctgatTACTTTTTTAGGTAGAGGCGGCCTAAAGACGGGTTCACACATGACTTACCTGCTGCAGAACTTTAGTGGACTCTTCCAGTCATGTACTATGTCAGTGGATGGGGACAGAACGAATGCcatgcagggccatatttaccactaggcacccgtggtccggtgcctagggcagcaccttgcaggggggccgcaccagggagcagggggaagaaaacaacttttttttttttttttagtctcctacctccagttcagacttgccagtaaatctggtctttttgaaggggggaggggggtgggggtgtatggtggaattgttcaggcctggtatggcagtgttatctagtcacagtatgctctaatcattgattcaatgtggaaatttgtggaaaatgcgattcagacaatgttcctATATGTGGAGAAACGCATGTGGCCAAAATTACGCCCCCccactccccaagatggggcgtcttcaggtctagtgcctagggcagcaccagctgATAATACAGCCCTGATGCCATGGACTGACAGTGTCCACAGTCTGCGGTGACATCTGTCCACATCTATTCTGATTCAGCAATGTGAGAACCCGGCCTTATACTTCTATAGGACTCTTCACAGGAtgtgtgtgtgctgctgctgtgagTGAGTGTGGTTTACTAGGTTATTTAACCGCCTTTGTGAAAGTACCTCTGTCAGGTGCCACACTAAGAGCTaggagctgtgatttccactccagccactaggtgtctcacttcttccCCTGTGCCCAGCTGCAGTATGTAAAGGTttggctaatggtgcgtttacacggaatgatcatcGTTttaattttcacgataacgatcacatttgagcaataatcggcttgtgtaaacatagcgaactatcaagcgacgagtgagaaatcgttcattgtaatcttgcaacatgttctcaaatcgtcgttggtcgttcgcaaaaaattcacagatcgctttgtgtaaacagtctttcaaaaattcaccctatgagtgagatgggcttaagcaatcttaaaaacgatcaaaaTAACGATTATACCAATGATTTATTcgtttaaacgctgatcattgtaaaaaccaaatcgttgcttcaaaatcgttaaactatcgattgggtgaattatcgcttcatgtaaacagacTATAACTGTTGTGTTGACCAATCACAGATGCAGATCTTCTACCCTCATACCGCCTCTATACTCTTTTCTTTTCCTATATAGGTTGAGGTAACGTCCTGGTCTAGTAGTTCTTTAGTCAGGAGTTCAGTGTATGAGAGACAGACTACAGCCAAGAGTTCCTGCAGCAGTGACCACGCGGGACTGACTTAGGCCAGAGCCCTTGACGAGGACTGAGATCCTTCTAAacatcaggacagtcaccccctaaaagAAAgtaagagggactgatccccagtagaacAAAATTGTTGACTATGCTTGACTAACTGGGGAAATCTTCAGGAGCTGGCTACACAAAGAGatagaggcctgggactcgtactacccaacctggTACGAGGATTtacaactctctctctctctctctctctctctctatatatatatatatatacagtggtaccttggtttaagagtaacttggtttaagagcgttttggtttaagagctctaagtttttcaaaattgtgacttggtttaagagcattgctttggtttaagagctccctgtactgagtgggagcgtgagtgggggaggggcatggtctgcatagcggggtctacagcactgcactctgacccaggaagtctcccttaccttccaaatcatagcagatccacttcaggctggggcttacatcaggggacaggactgtggaggtaatctctttatagctgtaaccgctctctcccgggacagagagtgctgcatgtatgtgcccacatctgccctgctcattccttcatgctccctgcagtctctgtcagcccttgtgtttcccatcctctccattactgtacagtaacttataatatcacagattctgctgtttctgaatgtttgtttcatctgttttacacgttattcagaataataaatcattattttttggtgtgtggaaccaattgtctgcatttctatgatttcttatgggaaaatttgctttggtttaagagtaatttatttggattacaagcacagtcccggaacgaattatgctagtaatccaaggcaccactgtatatatatatatatatatgtatatatatatatatatatacatatatatatatatatatatatatatatatatatatatacacacgagtACCAGGATTTTCTTTTTTCAAGTTTCAAGTATCTAAACTaaaatcctggcagagtactgcactaaatAGACAAGGGCCCCTACATGGCCCCTAGAACATTGTCGCTACAGCCAGTCTTATTCTACTTCTTCACCTCAGCCTAAAGTCTACCTCAAGTACTGCCTAttctgcactagcacctgtgtGCGCTCTCTTTGTATACGTTCTGTGGGCGCTCTCTTCGTATACGTTCTGTGGGCGCTCTCTTTGTATACACTCTGCGGGCGCTCTCTTTGTATACGTTCTGTGGGCGCTCTCTTCGTATACGTTCTGTGGGCGCTCTCTTCGTATACTTTCTGTGGGCGCTCTCTTCGTATACGTTCTGTGGGCGCTCTCTTCGTATACGTTCTGTGGGCGTTCTCTTCGTATACGTTCTGTGGGCGCTCTCTTCGTATACGCTCTGGGGGCGCTCTCTTCGTATACGTTCTGTGGGCGCTCTCTTCGTATAGGTTCTGTGGGCCCTCTCTTCGTATACGTTCTGTGGGCGCTCTCTTCGTATACGTTCTGTGGGCGCTCTCTTCGTATACTTTCTGTGGGCGCTCTCTTCGTATACGTTCTGTGGGCGCTCTCTTTGTATACGTTCTGGGGCGCTCTCTTCGTATACGTTCTGTGGGCGCTCTCTTCGTATGCGTTCTGTGGGCGCTCTCTTCGTATACGTTCTGTGGGCGCTCTCTTCGTATACGTTCTGTGGGCGCTCTCTTCGTATACTTTCTGTGGGCGCTCTCTTCATATACTTTCTGTGGGCGCTCTCTTCGTATACGTTCTGTGGGCACTCTCTTCGTATACGTTCTGGGGCGCTCTCTTCGTATACGTTCTGTGGGCGCTCTCTTCGTATACGTTCTGGGGGCGCTCTCTTCGTATACGTTCTGTGGGCGCTCTCTTCGTATACGTTCTGTGGGCGCTCTCTTCGTATACGTTCTGTGGGCGCTCTCTTCATATACGTTCTGTGGGCGCTCTCTTCGTATACGTTCTGTGGGCGCTCTCTTCGTATACGTTCTGTGGGCGTTCTCTTCGTATACGTTCTGTGGGCGCTCTCTTTGTATACGCTCTGGGGGCGCTCTCTTCGTATACGTTCTGTGGGCGCTCTCTTCGTATAGGTTCTGTGGGCCCTCTCTTCGTATACATTCTGTGGGCGCTCTCTTCGTATACGTTCTGTGGGCGCTCTCTTCGTATACTTTCTGTGGGCGCTCTCTTCGTATACGTTCTGTGGGCGCTCTCTTCGTATACGTTCTGGGGCGCTCTCTTCGTATACGTTCTGTGGGCGCTCTCTTCGTATACGTTCTGGGGGCGCTCTCTTCGTATACGTTGTGGGCGCTCTCTTCGTATACTTTCTGTGGGCGCTCTCTTCGTATACTTTCTGTGGGCGCTCTCTTCGTATACGTTCTGTGGGCACTCTCTTCGTATACGTTCTGGGGCGCTCTCTTCGTATACGTTCTGTGGGCGCTCTCTTCGTATACGTTCTGGGGGCGCTCTCTTCATATACGTTCTGTGGGCGCTCTCTTCGTATACGTTCTGTGGGCGCTCTCTTCGTATACGTTCTGTGGGCGCTCTCTTCATATACGTTCTGTGGGCGCTCTCTTCGTATACGTTCTGTGGGCGCTCTCTTCGTATACGTTCTGTGGGCGTTCT
This genomic window contains:
- the LOC138766386 gene encoding trichohyalin-like, producing the protein MRAPTERIRRERPQSVYKESAPRTYTKRTPTEHIRRERPQNVYQESAPERIRRERPQNVYEESAHRTYTKRVPQNVYEESAHRTYTKREPTERIRRERPQNVYEESAHRTYTKRGPTEPIRRERPQNVYEESAPRAYTKRAPPERIRRERPQNVYEESAHRMYTKRAPPERIQRERPQNVYEENAHRTYTKRAPIERIRRESPQNVYEESAHRTYTKREPTERIRRERPQNVYEESAHRTYTKRGPTEPIRRERPQNVYEESAHNVYEESAPRTYTKRAPTERIRRERPRTYTKRAPTERIRRERPQKVYEESAHRTYTKRAPTECIRREGPQNLYEESAHRTYTKRAPPERIQRERPQNVYEENAHRTYTKRAPTERIRRERPQNVYEESAHRTYTKRAPTERIRRERPQNVYEESAPRTYTKRAPTERIRRERPRTYTKRVPTERIRRERPQKVYEESAHRKYTKRAPTTYTKRAPPERIRRERPQNVYEESAPERIRRERPQNVYEESAHRKYTKRAPTERIRRERPQNVYEERAHRTYTKRAPTERIRRERPQSVYKESAHRTYTKRTPTERIRRERPQNVYEESAHRTYMKRAPTERIRRERPQNVYEESAHRTYTKRAPPERIRRERPQNVYEESAPERIRRECPQNVYEESAHRKYMKRAPTESIRRERPQNVYEESAHRTYTKRAPTERIRRERPQNVYEESAPERIQRERPQNVYEESAHRKYTKRAPTERIRRERPQNVYEERAHRTYTKRAPTERIRRERPQSVYEESAHRTYTKRTPTERIRRERPQNVYEESAHRKYTKRAPTERIRRERPQNVYKESARRVYTKRAPTERIRRERPQNVYKESAHRC